The Cervus canadensis isolate Bull #8, Minnesota chromosome 21, ASM1932006v1, whole genome shotgun sequence genomic interval TATTAGACCTACAGTAATCAAGGTTTAAGAGCAACATGAGTGCAGGGAATATGATTAAGAATGAAACTAGCCAGGAAGAGAAGACAAGCAGTGTGCAGACTCTGTGGTTCATGATGGTCATGTAATGCAGGGGTTTGCAGATGGCAATGTAACGGTCATAGGACATGGCAGCCAGAAGGTAAAACTCAGTGACtcccaagagaatgaaaaaaaataactgagcaATGCAATCATTAAAAGAGATGGTTTTATCTCCTGTAATGATGGTGGCCAGGAACTTGGGTATACTGACAGTTGTGAATGATACTTCTAAGATGGAGAAATTTctgaggaagaaatacatgggggTTTGGAGGTGGGCATCCAGCAGGGTCAGGGTGATAATGGTCAGGTTCCCAGTGATGCTGAGCGTGTAGGTGATGAGCAGAAAGACAAAGATCACAACCTGAACTTGTGGGTCATCTGACAGTCCCAGGAGGATAAACTCTATTCTTTCTGTATGGTTCCTCATTCTTcagttgcttgtttgtttttctccttccagGAGATCTACAAAAGAAACCACAAGGAATATACTAGAAGAGAGGATTACCAAATATCCTAGTATAGACCTAGAATTTGATGAAATTAGTATGTCGTTTCACCTTCAGGGGAAATTTAAAGCAAGTTGATAATAACATTGATCCTTAAGTTTCCTCTGTTTAATAAGTAAAAAAACTCTTTGATTAAGGGAACTTTAAAACAGTAAATATCACAAAGCTTGTAGGGCAAGAATTTGTTTCTATACTTTTCTGACACCAAATACTACCTGTGAACTTTCAGAAACATACCCACCAGGTTTCATGAGAATTGCCTTTGTGCTAATATTCCAGTGCCTACACAGTTTTCCTCCCATGTAACTTAAAAGCTTAATTATATTGAgaatctttaaaatggaaaagatattgcaatttttaataaaaaatgactattttgtccttggcttctctggtggctcagaggtaaagtacctgcctgcgatataggagaagcaggagaagcaggtttgatccctgggttggaaagatccctggagaaggaaatggcaacccactccaggattcctgcctgggaatggagagaggagcctggcatgctcagTCCACAGGGACGCAaaggagttgaacacaacttagtgactaaacaacaacaaaacagccaATCAAGTTTTGTTAACAcccagttttttcctttttttaagatttttatatgtgaaccattttaaaaatctttattgaatttgttagaatattttttttctgttgagtgtttttttggccatgatgcatgtgggatcctagatTCCCCATCAGGAATCCAACCAGCACCCCCTTCATTgcaaggcaaagtcttaaccactggaccaccaaggaagtcttcatttttttcaactcTTACTACCTCACTGGAAGTCAGAAATGTTAAAGTCACTGCCACTGGCAACTGCAGGTTTTAGAGATAGAGGGGGAAATGAGATACACAATAATGTAAGCTTAAGGTTGATATCATCTTAATCCCTggcaacattttataatattacaGCATAACTATGTGTCATCATTATGGACTTTATTCTCATACAACCCATTtccctttatatttaaaatattacttaaatgttattattatgcTGATGATTAATAAGTAAGATAATTGCCCTTCAAGAAAGCAAATGTTAATAATATGTTTATTAGTATATGTTTTGGAAATaatgagttttaatttttcttttttggggggtaaaatttaaatgatattaCAGAAGACTGAGGATATGTAGGTTTGAATCCAATTCACTTACTAAgtctgaaagtcactcagtccctTCATGCCCCATCTATAAATACACACTAATATAAGTCTATCTCATAAAGTTATTTTGACCATTAAGTGAGCAAATACATGTGAAGCATTTTGAAAAATGCTTATCATTTAATAAAACCCATATAAGGCGTTGTTCAATGGAGAAAACATTCCCTAACCACTGAGCTGACAACATTTGGGATTTAGATGTTGTGCTATGTAAAAACTTACATCTGAGATAAGTAGTAGTGCATAAATTTAGCATCAAGAGAGTCACATgataacaataacagcaacagcaATGAAAATAGAGTAGAATCACCTGACTATAGAGTGCCCGTTGGGCATTCTGGGAAAGTGAATCTTATCCTCATTCTTCCACTTTGGGCACATGATCACTTCTCCCAACACAGTGTATCTGCCTTCTCTACTCATCACTGCTCCCCTACTTTCCACAAACAATTCACTTCTCTCATCTTCAGCTAGGATTTGATCACCACATTTGAGGCATGTTAGATATTTGCCAAGACATCAGCATTGCTACCAGTGGCCTCTTCATTTCTCTGCTCCTCATTACTATTAGTAACCTTTCTGAGAAAGACTGTGAAGgttgtattaaataaaatatatgtatgtgactAGCATAGAGGGTAGAATATTTGAATGATTTTCAAATCACCTTCTTCCTTATTCCCGAACAGATGTAATACTCATGATATGAGTTCTGTAGGAATTTATATTCATCCTTTCAAACCCACCTCACATACTACAGAATCTCTTGTGAACTCCTCTCTGGTCTGTGTAGGACCAAGTCTTACCTTCAAAGCTATGGCAACATGATCCAGTGCCTAGTATAGTGAGAGTAGATTTAAGATAAACACTTAGCTAAGTAAGTAAGTAATGCTGTTTGTTGTTGAATTTCATACTGCCACTAAATGCAACTCGCCATTCTAAGCCAAATTCTAGACTATATTTCATGTCAGTTCTATCTTTATTTATGAGATGTATTTTCCTACTTTACCTGCTTTTTAGGATGCATTATCTGCTTAAGTTAAATACCCTGTATTGAGTAATTTATAACAAATAACATGTAAAGGAAgctaaattttttatatataatttaaaaattgtaaaatattatttcaaaattaatatcCTTGATTTCTTTacaattcattcttttaatgaaCTCTACTCCTGCTCAGTAACATCACTCTTCCTTCATCAGAATTTGCCTTTCATTGAGAGCACTAGTTTTTCATAACACTTTGAAGTCACAAGGTACATTCTCATAAACTGACAAATTTTGGTTTCAATCTCAAGATTGAAATTTATGCAATAACCTACAGGCATTGGAGAGTcaggtttctttttaattatattacTATTATATGATGAACTATGTGTCATTGCACTGTATTTTTAAGCCTATTTCAACTTCATTACATATTCATTTTCCTCTTACGTTTCCTCATAATTACAATTATTTGATGAACTATAATATCATGATTTACACTTTTTGCTGCTGACTAAACTTGAGACAGAATGTATGAAGAGCTGTGAAGAAAGATATTAGTAGACATTAGAAGAATTCATATGAGCATTACTGGTAATGGACACTAACATAGTCTTATAGGACCAGAGAAAACAGGCTTAGGCAAATTTTAGCAAGAGACAATTTAATAGCATAAAATTGGAAGTGGTATATGAAACTTtgtatgtaaaaaaaattatgaaaatgcaatggattttactcatttattaacATCAAATAAGCCTGATAAAAATTTATcagcattcattccttcattcatcagCCTTTTGAGAGAAACACATTTCAGTGTTTAACAGGGTACATAAGATTCCAAAAGATTTAAACCATCCAAGGGATGTATTCATGCAGAATATGAACTATATCTCCAAGTATTTAACTCATgttttaagcttttatttctgAACGCAAGTCCATATTTCTCCCCAGAAATTGTGGTTTAGGTTGCTAAACTTTGTATTTCCTTCCActcatttcataaaaattaagtcTTACTTGTTTTCTGAGAATCCTTGAGACAGACTCTTTGAgctattcaaaattaaaattagcaatattatttctaatttgttAATAAGATGACTGcaaatcattttcaaaatgtcattCTGAAAATATTCCGATATCCTGCCCTTCCTAAACCCCCATTATCATGTTAACATTGACAATGAAACTGTAGATAAATGTAGGATTTCTTTGATACCCAACTTGAAAAAGAGACCCATATTAATGAACACATTCTTTCCAAAGCAATAAAAGATATTCCTTTGAGAGACTGAGATAGGCATCTTAGATTGGGTCCATTTTATTTCCGGTGTGCTTTGttgtttttagaaatgtttttgcaCACTGGGAGGAAAAATCTCTTAGTAATGCAATGACTTTGAAGGTACACTTGGTACAACTTTTACTGCATCTACCAATTCTCTCTTCTTCAGTTAAACTTCATTGCAGGTCATTAGAAAACTTTGACAAATCATACCAGAAAAACAATGTGCTTCATTCATCATATCATTATTTCCTTGTACTTTGTGAGTTTAAAGGGTATGTTAGGGTTTAGGTTAATGCAGTAAGAAAAGGGCAGTTGTTTAATTACATGTTTTATGTAACATTTAGTTTGGCTTCATATTATCCTGGACACTACTCAGTCATTCTGAACTTTGGGCCATGACACTGGATCCTTTAAGAATTTGTCTCATCTTGAATGAAGCAAAGACTCCTCAGGAGAACCAGTCAAGTGGTTGGAAGGATTgtttcattagattttttttccccacaattaTTTTAGAGGACTATTTCCTTGAAGAAATCtgattaatttacatttctttatttcaataGGGATAGGCAGGTTCAATTCTCAGCATACGTACCAGTGTTCACAGAGACAacacaagaggaaaaagagatgatAAATCACATTTAATAAGAAGTCCAGAAATAGTATCATTAATATCTTTGGAGGTTTGTGGTGAATACCAATTCATAACCTCACCCTTTCAGTTCATTTGTTAGTGATCAATAATTTAAACAATGAAGGGAAAGTAAATCAAcaaaaattattactattattatgttaAGATTATTAACATGCTATTAATTCCTTAGTTATAGCATTCTAGGGTAAATTTTTATCACACAAAATATATGTGCATTGCAGTAAgaaaaacatgaattaaaaatatgaatgggCCATTAATGGATGTATGACTCTGGATGagctaattgatttttttttgctaattaattttttaagcttcagttgtctgtgtttaaaatggagttgaaatttcaaaagtatttcttagaaataattgcaataacataaatgaaattattctaAAATCATGTGACACAATATATGTTAAGAAtactaattttctttatttttatttactttaattttttttattgtaattaatTCTCAACACTGGGAAGGATAATCATAGcaattatgttttagaaaaagGTATCACTTATTTCAGTGAGATAAtaacttttgtattttatttcatttagcccTTATAACATACCTATGAATCTTTAATCTTTATTCCCAAATAAATAACTAGACTAAGTTAGGTTATGTACCTTAGATGTATTATATACCTAGTAAAGAATATACCAGAAATTAAAGTCTATTCTGTTAAACAAATTACTGCTAAGCCTATATTCAGTtagaaacaaacaacagaaataataatTACCTGCCTTTATTGAatagtgagggcttccctggtggctcagtggtaaagtatctgcctgccaattgaGGAGAcagtggttcgatccctgggtggggaagatcccctggagaaggaaatggcaacccactccagtattcttgactggagaattctgtggacagaggagtgggcTATATagaccttggggtcacaaagagttggacataactgagtgactaacatttccgcttccacagcaaagtgaatcagttatacatatacatacatccactcttttttagattctctttcCATCCAGgtattgcagagtattgagtacaGTTGCCTGTGCTGTATAGCAAGGTCTTATCCTATTTAATTTGTTGAGAAGATAAGTAATAAATCAATGATAAAATTTGAGAGACTATCACTGCTATCTATTTGCCAAACTTACCTCTGATTTTTGTATAAGTTCGCTAACATTCGAATGGCTGCAATGTAAACATATTAGCAACTACTATGGTTGTAATCCATTTCCGCAAAAAAACGTTTCTTCTCATTGCACAAATTTACTTTCCATTGTCAAAGTTTTTCTCCtaaatttctcttttgttctgaGAGGAAATGTTTATTTGACAATAGAGAATGCGAAAAAGTAAATATATGCAAGATAAAAAAATATCAGGTGTTTAAACATCCTCTGGAATCGTTTCTGTATAGATTTTAAGTAGCAAAAGCTACTTAATGTTTTACCTATTCTCTCTCCTACAGGCTCAAGGGACCTAATTCAGCGAGTTAAAATTGCCAAAACAGAAATGCGCACAAAACACGAAGGAATATAAAACATAAGACACATTAGTATTGGAATTAGAAAAGAAAGCTTGAGAACAGTACCCAATGAgaccaaaacaagcaaacaaaaaccaacacTAAGTGTGAAGCCTTTTCCCTTGAGATCATTTTTAGACTGATATTAGCAACCAATTATGTTAATTCCAGTACTGATTTCTACCCAATACtccatgtcatttttttaaactagtaaCCTACCACATTTAACTAACTACAGTCATTAACTCCATTATTTTTAATCTGTCTTCCAGCAAAAAATTGTGTTACCATTATACTGCTATACATTAAAAGTATAATAGTTTATACTTTTTTCCTACTCCTTCTGTTGCTCAGCACAACAGGAATTGAAGAGTATCTTGTTTTGATTAAAGCTTTAATCTGTATGCCAAGCATAACTTCAGGAGTTAGTACCCTGGGTAAATAGACtatcattatattaatataaacacaCCCAAGGAAAATGATGGG includes:
- the LOC122423605 gene encoding olfactory receptor 6C1, with protein sequence MRNHTERIEFILLGLSDDPQVQVVIFVFLLITYTLSITGNLTIITLTLLDAHLQTPMYFFLRNFSILEVSFTTVSIPKFLATIITGDKTISFNDCIAQLFFFILLGVTEFYLLAAMSYDRYIAICKPLHYMTIMNHRVCTLLVFSSWLVSFLIIFPALMLLLNLDYCRSNIIDHFTCDYFPLLQLSCSDTNFLEMMGFSCAVFTLMFTLALIILSYTFIIRTILRIPSTSQRTKAFSTCSSHMIVISISYGSCIFMYIKPSARDRVSLSKGVAVLNTSVAPMLNPFIYSLRNQQVKQAFLDMARKTIFQKETK